A DNA window from Streptococcus parapneumoniae contains the following coding sequences:
- a CDS encoding helix-turn-helix domain-containing protein, translating into MNMINVCDVGKRIKELRISSNLTQDKIAEYLSLNQSMIAKMEKGERNITSDVIEKLSALFCCTVEYLLFGEQAEQQCVISFRKNKIVDQDLKVLAKINKIVLNQFEIDQLLERK; encoded by the coding sequence ATGAATATGATAAATGTATGTGATGTTGGAAAAAGAATAAAAGAACTTAGAATATCTTCAAATCTTACTCAAGATAAGATTGCTGAATATTTGTCTTTGAATCAAAGCATGATTGCCAAAATGGAAAAAGGTGAAAGGAATATCACGTCGGATGTTATTGAGAAACTATCTGCCCTGTTTTGCTGTACGGTTGAATATCTTTTGTTTGGCGAACAAGCTGAACAACAGTGTGTCATATCGTTTAGAAAAAATAAAATAGTAGACCAAGATCTTAAAGTTTTAGCGAAAATCAATAAAATTGTATTGAATCAATTTGAGATAGATCAGCTATTGGAGAGAAAATAA
- a CDS encoding DUF1542 domain-containing protein: MIKNIRFHLTLLGIQTAQNQEGVNQAKTNGLTAISKVSPIGRDKANDELDKAKTRQDQTIDGNDNLSADEKRTAKEQVAEAVRNAKQAVQTAQNQEGVNQAKTNGLTAISKVSPIGRDKANDELDKAKTRQDQTIDGNDNLSADEKRTAKEQVAEAVRNAKQAVQTAQNQEGVNQAKTNGLTAISKVSPIGRDKANDELDKAKTRQDQTIDGNDNLSADEKRTAKEQVAEAVRNAKQAVQTAQNQEGVNQAKTNGLTAISKVSPIGRDKANDELDKAKTRQDQTIDGNDNLSADEKRTAKEQVAEAVRNAKQAVQTAQNQEGVNQAKTNGLNALDKILENLSDRINQRNSSTPGNGGNQAGSDSRGDTGNQGDRPAPSDDGNQGDANNQAQPTTPSAPAHSGDSMNQATGPSAQQRGAGNATAPESPQGLSESSVTPPARSRRSVAFAGGTQSSQEKQVNKSVLRDLIQDLETRLKDLDGIDQSVIDAAKVILGEGQEALRNADLTEAGLKEMTAKVKEALESLKGKQTTKDEETKETSKEQGHLPYGTMIGSLLALLGLLLFLIARRKKESELKKLTKELTKVLQESDLTNVDAKVLDQAREALAQAVAFLANEKESDHTEEELIEKLKAVLAQLR, translated from the coding sequence ATGATAAAAAATATACGTTTTCATTTGACACTATTGGGAATTCAGACCGCTCAAAACCAAGAAGGTGTTAACCAAGCCAAGACAAACGGTTTGACAGCTATCAGTAAGGTGTCACCAATCGGACGCGACAAAGCCAACGATGAGCTAGACAAAGCGAAGACAAGGCAAGACCAAACGATTGATGGCAACGATAACTTGTCAGCAGATGAGAAGAGAACAGCGAAAGAACAAGTAGCAGAAGCAGTCCGCAATGCGAAACAAGCTGTTCAGACCGCTCAAAACCAAGAAGGTGTTAACCAAGCCAAGACAAACGGTTTGACAGCTATCAGTAAGGTGTCACCAATCGGACGCGACAAAGCCAACGATGAGCTAGACAAAGCGAAGACAAGGCAAGACCAAACGATTGATGGCAACGATAACTTGTCAGCAGATGAGAAGAGAACAGCGAAAGAACAAGTAGCAGAAGCAGTCCGCAATGCGAAACAAGCTGTTCAGACCGCTCAAAACCAAGAAGGTGTTAACCAAGCCAAGACAAACGGTTTGACAGCTATCAGTAAGGTGTCACCAATCGGACGCGACAAAGCCAACGATGAGCTAGACAAAGCGAAGACAAGGCAAGACCAAACGATTGATGGCAACGATAACTTGTCAGCAGATGAGAAGAGAACAGCGAAAGAACAAGTAGCAGAAGCAGTCCGCAATGCGAAACAAGCTGTTCAGACCGCTCAAAACCAAGAAGGTGTTAACCAAGCCAAGACAAACGGTTTGACAGCTATCAGTAAGGTGTCACCAATCGGACGCGACAAAGCCAACGATGAGCTAGACAAAGCGAAGACAAGGCAAGACCAAACGATTGATGGCAACGATAACTTGTCAGCAGATGAGAAGAGAACAGCGAAAGAACAAGTAGCAGAAGCAGTCCGCAATGCGAAACAAGCTGTTCAGACCGCTCAAAACCAAGAAGGTGTTAACCAAGCCAAGACAAACGGTTTAAATGCCCTAGATAAAATCCTTGAAAATCTTTCTGATCGTATTAACCAAAGAAACTCATCCACACCAGGTAATGGTGGCAACCAAGCAGGTTCAGATAGTAGGGGGGATACGGGTAACCAAGGAGATAGACCAGCTCCATCTGATGATGGCAATCAAGGCGATGCAAATAACCAAGCTCAGCCTACTACTCCAAGCGCTCCAGCTCATTCAGGAGATTCGATGAATCAAGCTACTGGTCCATCTGCTCAACAGAGGGGAGCAGGAAATGCGACAGCACCAGAGTCTCCACAAGGGCTATCTGAAAGTTCTGTGACACCACCAGCTCGTAGCCGTAGAAGTGTAGCCTTCGCTGGAGGCACTCAATCGAGTCAAGAGAAACAGGTTAATAAATCAGTCTTAAGAGATTTGATTCAAGACTTGGAAACTCGTTTGAAAGACTTGGATGGTATTGATCAATCTGTCATCGACGCTGCGAAAGTCATTCTCGGAGAGGGTCAAGAAGCCCTTAGAAATGCTGACTTGACAGAGGCAGGCTTGAAAGAGATGACTGCCAAGGTCAAAGAAGCTCTCGAATCCTTGAAAGGCAAGCAAACGACTAAGGATGAAGAAACGAAAGAAACAAGCAAAGAGCAAGGTCATCTTCCATACGGTACCATGATTGGCAGCCTGCTCGCCCTTCTTGGTCTCCTTCTCTTCCTCATCGCTCGTCGCAAGAAAGAGTCAGAACTCAAGAAATTGACCAAGGAATTGACTAAGGTTCTGCAAGAAAGCGACCTTACAAATGTAGATGCGAAAGTCCTCGACCAAGCACGAGAAGCTCTCGCTCAAGCAGTTGCTTTCCTAGCTAATGAGAAAGAGTCTGACCACACAGAAGAGGAGTTGATTGAGAAACTCAAAGCTGTTCTTGCTCAGTTAAGATAA
- a CDS encoding ImmA/IrrE family metallo-endopeptidase, protein MDLSNKASNLRKKLGADGEAPIDIFKLVQKIENLTLVFYGLGKNISGVCYKGTQSSLIVINSDMSLGRQRFSLAHELYHLYYDEVKKSSVSLILIGEGDETERKADQFASYFLISPSSLYRMVEEIRENANRTHLEVEDIIKLGQFYGISHKAMLYRLRNDGYLAAEEIKNMDISVIETASRLGYDTSLYRPLSESKKEMVLGHYIKSTEQLLENNRISQGKYEELLLDAFRYDIVYGLDEEGELSFD, encoded by the coding sequence ATGGATTTAAGTAATAAAGCTTCAAATCTTAGAAAAAAGTTGGGAGCTGATGGTGAAGCGCCGATAGATATTTTTAAATTGGTACAAAAGATAGAAAATTTGACGCTGGTATTTTATGGACTCGGAAAGAATATTAGCGGAGTCTGTTATAAAGGAACTCAGTCAAGTCTCATTGTAATCAATTCAGACATGTCATTAGGAAGGCAAAGATTTTCTTTAGCACATGAACTGTATCATCTTTATTATGATGAGGTGAAGAAGAGTTCAGTCAGTCTTATCTTGATTGGTGAAGGAGATGAAACTGAAAGAAAAGCGGATCAGTTTGCTTCTTATTTTTTAATTTCCCCATCTTCACTGTATAGGATGGTTGAGGAAATCAGAGAAAATGCCAATAGAACTCATCTTGAAGTAGAAGATATTATAAAATTGGGTCAGTTTTATGGTATCAGTCATAAAGCTATGTTATATAGATTGAGGAATGATGGATACCTTGCTGCAGAAGAAATTAAAAATATGGATATTAGTGTTATAGAGACAGCTTCAAGATTAGGCTATGATACAAGTTTATATCGTCCTTTGTCAGAAAGTAAAAAGGAAATGGTATTAGGACACTATATTAAATCGACTGAACAACTTTTAGAAAATAACAGAATTTCGCAAGGGAAGTATGAGGAACTGCTACTAGATGCTTTCAGATATGATATTGTATATGGGCTAGATGAAGAGGGGGAGTTGTCGTTTGACTAG
- a CDS encoding competence/damage-inducible protein A, whose translation MKAEIIAVGTEILTGQIVNTNAQFLSEKLAEIGVDVYFQTAVGDNEARLLSLLEIASQRSSLVILTGGLGPTEDDLTKQTLAKFLGKELVFDPQAQEKLDVFFAQRPDYARTPNNERQAQIVEGATPLPNETGLAVGGILEVDGVTYVVLPGPPSELKPMVLNQLLPKLMTGSKLYSRVLRFFGIGESQLVTILADLIDNQTDPTLAPYAKTGEVTLRLSTKASNQEEANQVLDILEHQILNRQTFEGLSLRELCYGYGEETSLASIVVEELKKQEKTITAAESLTAGLFQATVADFSGASSIFKGGFVTYSLEEKSKMLDIPVKDLEEHGVVSEFTAQKMAEQARSKTQSDFGLSLTGVAGPDSLEGQPAGTVFIGLAQEQGTEVIKVNIGGRSRADVRHIAVMHAFNLVRKALLSD comes from the coding sequence ATGAAAGCAGAAATCATTGCTGTTGGAACAGAGATTTTGACAGGACAAATTGTCAACACCAATGCCCAGTTTTTATCAGAAAAACTAGCAGAGATTGGAGTGGACGTATATTTTCAGACGGCTGTAGGAGACAACGAAGCCCGTCTCTTATCCTTGCTTGAGATTGCCAGTCAACGTAGCAGTCTGGTGATTTTGACAGGTGGTTTAGGGCCAACTGAGGACGATTTGACCAAACAAACTCTGGCTAAATTTTTAGGGAAAGAATTAGTCTTCGATCCTCAGGCCCAGGAGAAGTTGGATGTCTTTTTTGCCCAGAGACCAGACTATGCCCGAACACCGAATAACGAAAGACAAGCTCAAATTGTAGAAGGAGCGACTCCACTGCCAAACGAAACAGGACTGGCTGTGGGAGGAATATTGGAAGTCGATGGAGTGACATACGTCGTCCTTCCAGGTCCACCAAGTGAATTGAAACCCATGGTTTTAAACCAACTTCTACCCAAGTTGATGACAGGGAGCAAGCTATATTCCCGAGTTCTTCGTTTCTTTGGAATTGGCGAAAGCCAGCTGGTGACCATTTTGGCTGATTTGATTGATAATCAAACAGATCCGACCTTGGCACCTTATGCCAAGACAGGAGAAGTAACTCTACGTCTGTCAACAAAAGCTAGCAATCAAGAAGAGGCGAATCAAGTGCTGGATATTTTGGAACATCAAATCTTGAATCGCCAAACTTTTGAAGGCCTTTCTTTACGAGAACTTTGTTATGGTTATGGGGAAGAAACTAGTTTAGCCAGCATTGTGGTAGAAGAACTGAAAAAACAAGAGAAAACCATCACGGCTGCCGAGAGTTTGACGGCAGGTCTTTTCCAAGCGACCGTGGCTGATTTTTCGGGCGCTTCCAGTATATTTAAGGGTGGTTTTGTGACCTATAGCCTGGAGGAAAAATCAAAGATGTTGGATATTCCTGTCAAGGATTTGGAAGAGCACGGTGTGGTGTCTGAATTTACAGCTCAGAAGATGGCTGAGCAGGCGCGAAGCAAGACCCAGTCTGATTTTGGCCTTAGTTTGACTGGAGTGGCAGGACCAGATAGCCTAGAAGGGCAGCCAGCTGGGACAGTCTTCATAGGCTTGGCTCAAGAGCAAGGAACTGAGGTTATCAAGGTGAATATTGGAGGCAGAAGTCGAGCAGATGTACGACATATTGCGGTTATGCATGCCTTTAACCTAGTTCGCAAGGCTTTATTAAGTGACTAA
- a CDS encoding MATE family efflux transporter, whose protein sequence is MNKKRTVDLIHGPILSSLLSFAFPILLSNIFQQLYNTADVMIVGRFLGQDSLAAVGATTAIFDLIVGFTLGVGNGMGIVIARYYGARNFTKIKEAVAATWILGALLSIVVMLLGFLGLYPLLQYLDTPVEILPQSYQYISMIVTCVGVSFAYNLFAGLLRSIGDSLAALGFLIFSALVNVVLDLYFITQLQLGVQSAGLATIISQGLSAVLCFYYIRKSVPELLPQRKHFKWDKALYADLLEQGLAMGLMSSIVSIGSVILQSSVNTFGAVIISAQTAARRIMAFALLPMTAISASMTTFASQNLGAKRPDRIVQGLRIGSRLSISWAVFVCIFLFFASPTLVSFLASSMDSYLVENGSLYLQISSAFYPILSLLLIYRNCLQGLGQKILPLVSSFIELIGKIAFVVMIIPWAGYRGVILCEPLIWVAMTVQLYFSLFRHPLIKEGKAILATKVSS, encoded by the coding sequence ATGAATAAAAAACGAACAGTGGACCTGATTCATGGCCCGATTCTTTCCTCGCTCTTAAGCTTCGCCTTCCCAATCTTGCTATCCAATATTTTTCAACAGCTCTATAACACGGCTGATGTCATGATTGTTGGGCGTTTCCTTGGCCAAGACTCCTTGGCGGCAGTAGGAGCGACGACAGCGATTTTTGACTTGATTGTAGGTTTTACTCTTGGTGTTGGCAATGGCATGGGGATTGTCATTGCCCGTTATTATGGGGCTCGAAATTTCACTAAAATCAAGGAAGCAGTAGCAGCCACTTGGATTTTAGGTGCTCTGTTGAGTATTGTGGTTATGTTGCTGGGCTTTCTTGGCTTGTATCCTCTCTTGCAATACTTAGATACTCCTGTAGAAATCCTTCCTCAGTCTTATCAATATATTTCTATGATTGTGACCTGTGTCGGTGTCAGCTTTGCCTATAATCTCTTTGCAGGCTTGTTGCGGTCCATTGGGGACAGTCTAGCTGCGCTTGGTTTTCTGATTTTCTCTGCTCTGGTTAATGTGGTTTTGGATCTCTATTTTATTACGCAACTGCAACTGGGGGTTCAGTCCGCAGGACTTGCTACCATTATTTCGCAGGGCTTATCAGCGGTTCTTTGCTTTTATTATATCCGTAAGAGTGTGCCAGAACTTTTGCCTCAGCGCAAGCATTTCAAATGGGATAAGGCCTTGTACGCCGATCTCTTGGAGCAAGGTTTGGCTATGGGCTTGATGAGTTCGATTGTGTCCATCGGCAGTGTGATTTTACAATCTTCTGTCAATACCTTTGGCGCAGTGATTATTAGTGCTCAAACGGCGGCTCGCCGCATTATGGCCTTCGCCCTCCTTCCTATGACCGCTATTTCTGCCTCGATGACGACCTTTGCTTCTCAGAATTTAGGAGCTAAGCGCCCAGACCGTATTGTTCAAGGCCTTCGAATCGGCAGTCGTTTAAGTATATCCTGGGCAGTTTTTGTTTGTATCTTCCTCTTTTTTGCCAGTCCTACCTTGGTTTCCTTCTTGGCCAGTTCGATGGATAGCTATTTGGTAGAAAATGGAAGTCTCTACCTGCAAATTAGTTCAGCCTTCTATCCTATTTTGAGTCTCTTGTTGATTTATCGTAATTGTTTGCAGGGCTTGGGGCAAAAGATCCTTCCTCTGGTTTCCAGCTTTATTGAACTAATCGGGAAAATCGCTTTTGTGGTCATGATTATCCCTTGGGCAGGCTATAGAGGAGTTATTCTTTGTGAACCCCTTATCTGGGTTGCCATGACAGTTCAACTGTACTTTTCGCTTTTCCGTCACCCCTTGATAAAAGAAGGGAAGGCCATCTTGGCAACAAAAGTGTCATCCTAG
- a CDS encoding PBECR4 domain-containing protein, producing MKLLDCILDYQEKFDGKTCQVSTNYKHLETFEVDFCLTDLHHLFGLHKITRDYASQTIPAIQAGVFILEEYKNNPMYNDVIERISLYSFIGDIFYSKITSCCILAKDLSKNTMKLDVIFFEDRNKRSAVLGLRRDKSGVFKPVTLHFTSAKKYAKVRKTDVKEIKWL from the coding sequence TTGAAATTACTTGATTGTATTTTAGATTATCAAGAGAAATTCGATGGAAAAACATGTCAAGTATCAACGAATTATAAGCATTTAGAGACTTTCGAAGTAGATTTTTGCTTGACTGATTTACATCACTTATTTGGCTTGCACAAAATCACACGAGATTATGCTAGTCAAACAATACCTGCTATTCAAGCTGGTGTTTTTATTTTGGAAGAATATAAAAATAATCCCATGTACAACGATGTTATAGAAAGGATATCTTTGTATAGTTTTATCGGTGATATCTTCTATTCTAAGATAACAAGTTGTTGTATCCTAGCCAAAGATTTATCTAAAAACACTATGAAGTTGGACGTCATATTTTTTGAGGATAGAAATAAAAGATCCGCAGTTTTAGGTTTACGAAGAGACAAAAGTGGAGTATTTAAACCAGTTACTCTACATTTTACAAGCGCTAAGAAATATGCTAAAGTTCGTAAAACAGATGTGAAAGAAATTAAATGGTTATAA
- a CDS encoding N-acetylmuramoyl-L-alanine amidase family protein encodes MEIDVSKLRTDLPQVGVQPYRQVHAHSTGNPNSTVQNEADYHYRKDPELGFFSHVVGNGRVMQVGPVDNGAWDVGGGWNAEGYAQVELIESHESKEEFLIDYRLYIELLRNLADEAGIPKTLDTADLAGIKTHEYCTNNQPDNNSDHIDPYPYLAKWGISREQFKQDIENGLTIEAGWQQNDTGTWYVHSDGSYPKDKFEKVNGTWYYFDGSGYMLADRWKKHIDGNWYWFDQSGEMATGWKKIAEKWYYFDGEGAMKTGWVKYRETWYYLDSQNGDMVSNAFVKSNDGWYYLKEDGTIAEKPEFTVEPEGLITVK; translated from the coding sequence ATGGAAATTGATGTGAGTAAATTAAGAACAGATTTGCCTCAAGTCGGCGTGCAACCATATAGGCAAGTCCATGCCCATTCCACAGGCAACCCCAACTCAACGGTTCAAAATGAGGCTGACTACCATTACAGAAAAGATCCTGAATTGGGCTTCTTTTCTCACGTAGTCGGTAATGGTCGTGTTATGCAGGTAGGACCTGTTGATAATGGTGCCTGGGACGTTGGGGGCGGTTGGAATGCAGAAGGTTATGCACAAGTTGAACTGATTGAAAGCCATGAATCAAAAGAAGAGTTTCTGATTGACTATCGTCTCTATATCGAACTCTTACGTAATCTAGCAGACGAGGCTGGGATACCGAAAACACTTGATACTGCTGATTTAGCAGGTATCAAGACACACGAATATTGCACCAATAACCAACCTGACAACAACTCAGATCACATTGACCCCTATCCTTATCTTGCCAAATGGGGTATTAGCCGTGAGCAATTCAAGCAGGATATTGAAAACGGCTTGACGATTGAAGCAGGATGGCAACAGAACGATACTGGTACCTGGTATGTACACTCAGACGGCTCTTATCCAAAAGATAAGTTTGAGAAAGTCAATGGTACCTGGTATTACTTTGACGGTTCAGGCTATATGCTTGCAGACCGCTGGAAGAAGCACATAGACGGCAACTGGTACTGGTTTGACCAGTCAGGCGAAATGGCTACAGGCTGGAAGAAAATCGCTGAGAAGTGGTACTATTTCGATGGAGAAGGTGCTATGAAAACAGGCTGGGTCAAATATAGGGAGACTTGGTACTATCTTGATAGTCAAAATGGGGACATGGTTTCTAATGCCTTTGTCAAATCAAATGATGGCTGGTATTACCTTAAAGAAGATGGCACGATAGCAGAAAAACCAGAATTTACAGTCGAGCCTGAAGGCTTGATAACAGTAAAATAA
- the recA gene encoding recombinase RecA — MAKKPKKLDEISKKFGAEREKALNDALKLIEKDFGKGSIMRLGERAEQKVQVMSSGSLALDIALGSGGYPKGRIIEIYGPESSGKTTVALHAVAQAQKEGGIAAFIDAEHALDPAYAAALGVNIDELLLSQPDSGEQGLEIAGKLIDSGAVDLVVVDSVAALVPRAEIDGDIGDSHVGLQARMMSQAMRKLGASINKTKTIAIFINQLREKVGVMFGNPETTPGGRALKFYASVRLDVRGNTQIKGTGDQKETNVGKETKIKVVKNKVAPPFKEAVVEIMYGEGISKTGELLKIASDLDIIKKAGAWYSYKDEKIGQGSENAKKYLAEHPEIFDEIDKQVRSKFGLIDGEEASEQDTENKKDEAVQADSVNEEVTLDLGDELEIEIEE; from the coding sequence ATGGCGAAAAAACCAAAAAAATTAGATGAAATTTCAAAAAAATTTGGGGCAGAACGTGAAAAAGCCTTGAATGACGCTCTTAAATTGATTGAGAAAGACTTTGGTAAAGGATCAATCATGCGTTTGGGTGAACGTGCCGAGCAAAAGGTGCAAGTGATGAGTTCAGGTTCTTTGGCTCTTGACATTGCCCTTGGTTCAGGTGGTTATCCTAAGGGACGTATCATTGAAATCTATGGGCCAGAGTCATCTGGTAAGACAACGGTTGCCCTTCATGCAGTTGCGCAAGCGCAAAAAGAAGGTGGGATTGCAGCCTTTATCGATGCGGAGCATGCCCTCGATCCAGCTTATGCTGCGGCTCTTGGTGTTAATATTGACGAATTACTCTTGTCTCAACCAGACTCAGGAGAACAAGGTCTTGAGATTGCAGGAAAATTGATTGACTCAGGTGCTGTAGATCTTGTCGTGGTTGACTCAGTTGCAGCCCTTGTCCCTCGTGCGGAAATTGATGGAGATATCGGAGATAGCCACGTTGGTTTGCAGGCTCGTATGATGAGTCAGGCCATGCGTAAATTGGGTGCCTCTATCAATAAAACCAAAACAATTGCCATCTTTATCAACCAATTGCGTGAAAAAGTTGGGGTCATGTTTGGAAATCCAGAAACAACTCCTGGTGGACGTGCTTTGAAATTCTATGCTTCAGTCCGTTTGGATGTTCGTGGTAATACACAAATTAAGGGAACTGGTGACCAAAAAGAAACCAATGTCGGTAAAGAAACTAAGATTAAGGTTGTAAAAAACAAGGTAGCTCCACCGTTTAAGGAAGCCGTAGTTGAAATTATGTACGGAGAAGGAATTTCTAAGACTGGTGAACTCTTGAAGATTGCAAGCGACTTGGATATTATCAAAAAAGCAGGGGCTTGGTATTCTTACAAGGATGAAAAAATTGGGCAAGGTTCTGAGAATGCTAAGAAATACTTGGCAGAGCACCCAGAAATCTTTGATGAAATTGATAAGCAAGTCCGTTCTAAATTTGGCTTGATTGACGGAGAAGAAGCTTCAGAACAAGATACTGAAAACAAAAAAGATGAAGCAGTTCAAGCAGATTCTGTGAATGAAGAAGTCACACTTGACCTAGGTGATGAACTTGAAATCGAAATTGAAGAATAA
- a CDS encoding YSIRK-type signal peptide-containing protein (The YSIRK form of extended signal peptide directs nascent proteins to the cross-wall site, while signal peptides lacking YSIRK direct proteins instead to the cell pole. A large fraction of YSIRK proteins are surface proteins anchored by sortase-mediated processing of a C-terminal LPXTG motif.) codes for MFKKKNDGNGEKIFRYSIRKYHFGAASVAVAALMFFANGVQAQAPAVSSATASDVVAGSAGNSDGEEPEKVSQTEPSAELQSTGESNSPETKAEDASKGQETADLAPTKPETKPAAQETSQGGAVKEQDQPTSATKTTEAKSLQGNLQALLEKLTLSSMKALHDEVESRLAAAKAVLENPKATQAQVDEQVRAMEELTSRVNQALEPSLPKLIDLGEASSTNNKLSAPDGAVTEQATGGKRRKRGGTIEPGAVANQVSPTDGGKEAAPEANSQSTPRELPTYTNTTEGENGVYGLKDELESIVKRLKENQASEDKIQAAKAAADKFNEAFSKGNTISQEDFAAALVDLKKSRDLIEGVLEEKYGEETTAGGVTPQPRDGGYSDFRSSRVTRAAENYSEDFKRARESYFERSGNKGNSPYDKYTYVFFSDRRPRNEATANVSDAEKYIKATVTRTATGFHWLFEVNGGHRMMPGNTQVWFTIPSGQTFKTNSDGLTITEKSGGSTSTSPNSSSILHLLQQPRTQFGKVTKGTPQSSGVNNRFGFDPMPSGSLNDLARRGPRGTDPYERRAESQENQKNSDEKFNQINSSSGELYYFELANNDKKYTFSFDTIGNSDRSKPRRC; via the coding sequence ATGTTCAAGAAAAAGAATGATGGTAATGGAGAGAAAATTTTCCGTTATTCCATTCGTAAATACCATTTTGGGGCTGCTAGCGTTGCGGTTGCGGCTCTGATGTTCTTTGCAAATGGGGTGCAAGCGCAGGCACCTGCAGTATCTTCGGCAACAGCCAGTGATGTAGTTGCTGGATCTGCTGGAAATTCAGATGGGGAAGAGCCAGAGAAGGTCTCTCAGACTGAACCGTCGGCTGAGCTCCAGTCTACAGGGGAGTCAAACTCTCCAGAGACTAAAGCCGAGGATGCTAGTAAGGGGCAGGAAACAGCTGACCTTGCTCCTACCAAACCAGAGACGAAACCAGCAGCTCAAGAAACTTCTCAAGGAGGAGCAGTAAAAGAGCAAGACCAGCCCACATCTGCCACTAAAACGACAGAAGCTAAATCACTCCAAGGCAATCTGCAAGCTTTGTTGGAAAAACTAACTCTTAGCTCCATGAAAGCGCTCCACGATGAAGTGGAATCGCGTCTAGCAGCAGCTAAGGCTGTCTTAGAAAATCCAAAAGCGACGCAAGCGCAAGTTGATGAGCAAGTAAGAGCTATGGAAGAACTGACGAGCCGTGTCAATCAAGCCTTGGAGCCATCGCTACCAAAATTGATAGACTTGGGTGAAGCAAGTTCGACAAATAATAAGCTTAGCGCTCCAGATGGGGCTGTGACTGAGCAAGCAACTGGTGGAAAGCGTCGTAAAAGAGGGGGAACAATCGAGCCTGGAGCAGTTGCGAACCAAGTTAGTCCAACTGATGGAGGAAAGGAAGCAGCACCTGAAGCCAACTCTCAATCTACTCCACGAGAACTCCCAACCTACACTAATACGACAGAAGGTGAAAACGGCGTCTATGGACTAAAAGATGAATTAGAGTCTATTGTCAAACGACTTAAAGAAAATCAAGCGTCGGAAGATAAAATCCAAGCAGCAAAAGCAGCAGCTGATAAGTTCAATGAAGCCTTTTCTAAGGGTAATACCATCAGCCAAGAAGATTTTGCCGCTGCCCTAGTCGACCTGAAAAAATCCCGAGACCTTATCGAAGGAGTGCTGGAAGAAAAATATGGTGAGGAAACTACAGCTGGAGGAGTAACCCCTCAACCGCGTGATGGTGGCTACTCTGATTTTCGTAGTTCGAGAGTTACAAGAGCTGCCGAAAACTACTCTGAGGACTTTAAACGCGCTAGAGAAAGTTACTTTGAAAGGTCAGGTAACAAGGGAAACTCTCCTTATGATAAGTACACCTATGTATTCTTCTCAGACAGACGTCCGAGAAATGAAGCTACGGCAAATGTATCAGATGCTGAAAAATATATTAAAGCTACAGTAACTCGAACGGCTACTGGCTTCCATTGGCTATTTGAGGTTAATGGAGGTCATAGGATGATGCCTGGGAATACTCAGGTCTGGTTTACTATACCTTCGGGTCAAACCTTCAAAACCAATTCAGATGGCTTGACCATAACAGAAAAAAGTGGAGGAAGTACATCTACGTCTCCAAATAGTAGTAGTATTTTACATCTACTACAGCAACCCAGAACACAATTTGGTAAGGTTACTAAAGGAACCCCTCAGTCTAGTGGTGTTAATAATAGGTTTGGATTTGATCCAATGCCATCTGGAAGTCTAAACGATTTGGCAAGGAGAGGTCCTAGAGGGACTGACCCTTATGAAAGAAGGGCTGAAAGTCAGGAAAATCAAAAAAATTCAGATGAGAAGTTCAACCAAATTAACTCGAGTTCGGGAGAGTTGTATTACTTTGAATTGGCGAATAATGATAAAAAATATACGTTTTCATTTGACACTATTGGGAATTCAGACCGCTCAAAACCAAGAAGGTGTTAA